Proteins from a single region of Stigmatella erecta:
- a CDS encoding nucleotide exchange factor GrpE produces the protein MNGHTQNGKHEQAPAGESTQPSPEEASAAPEEAVPGQEPAAAGPGDAERQRLETELEATRRRLDELARAYQTLNKDREEFKQRLTRERERMIDVERGNVAVTVLEAIDELDRCLTMSGAEANSSLGQGVRMIRDGLLAKVQATGIERIQVVGQTYDPNTAEAADMEITPQADHDQRVVAEIRAGYRLKDRIIRPARVKVAKYVPPAQA, from the coding sequence ATGAACGGCCACACCCAGAACGGAAAGCACGAGCAAGCCCCTGCCGGGGAGTCCACGCAACCCTCCCCCGAGGAGGCCTCGGCCGCCCCGGAGGAGGCTGTCCCGGGGCAGGAGCCCGCGGCGGCGGGCCCGGGCGACGCGGAGCGGCAGCGGCTGGAGACCGAGCTGGAGGCCACCCGGCGCCGCCTGGACGAGCTGGCGCGGGCGTACCAGACGCTCAACAAGGACCGCGAGGAGTTCAAGCAGCGGCTCACCCGCGAGCGCGAGCGGATGATCGACGTGGAGCGCGGCAACGTGGCCGTGACGGTGCTGGAGGCCATCGACGAGCTGGACCGGTGCCTGACCATGAGCGGCGCGGAGGCGAACTCCTCGCTGGGGCAGGGCGTGCGGATGATCCGCGACGGGCTGCTCGCCAAGGTGCAGGCCACGGGCATCGAGCGCATCCAGGTGGTGGGGCAGACGTATGATCCCAACACCGCGGAGGCCGCGGACATGGAAATCACCCCCCAGGCGGACCACGATCAGCGCGTGGTGGCGGAGATCCGGGCCGGGTACCGGCTCAAGGACCGCATCATCCGGCCGGCCCGGGTGAAGGTGGCCAAGTACGTTCCGCCCGCACAGGCTTGA
- a CDS encoding serine/threonine protein kinase has translation MPSPPPGPPPASGPVLLQSGHTTYELIRPLEKTWHGELLLARRHFDKTSGDYVVLKRLSRDCREEDYRRLMEEVAVTSRLHHPGIAGLHDVQGTTGDPYLVLEHVEGHRLDSLLELSALTGRALSEAFACYLGVEVADALHHAHELTSEEGRWLRLVHRNVSPLTLVVGRRGEVKLTDFGTVWSTLPGRQPTEDDVLPGNLAYSSPELTRKGMLDGRTDQFSLGAVLFHVLTGRPLVDGAERLSLEMRELRRRMDEAQALGPRDRAGMVLAADLKTQLRTLTEGFVQRIRALSARDVAEATRMLPTGLRPLLRKSLAPRRSDRYASCAEFGHELRMHLFRLGPMYGRPEAEREVAALVRAAPRLRPRGPLPRRVAPPEKRRKRDSSP, from the coding sequence ATGCCGAGCCCGCCCCCGGGCCCCCCCCCGGCCTCCGGTCCGGTCCTGCTGCAGTCCGGGCACACGACCTACGAACTCATCCGTCCCCTGGAGAAGACCTGGCACGGGGAGCTGCTGCTGGCCCGGCGGCACTTCGATAAAACGTCCGGCGACTACGTCGTGCTCAAGCGCCTGAGCCGCGACTGCCGGGAGGAGGATTACCGGCGCCTCATGGAGGAGGTGGCCGTCACCTCGCGCCTCCACCACCCCGGCATCGCCGGGCTGCACGACGTGCAGGGCACCACGGGCGATCCCTACCTCGTCCTGGAGCACGTGGAGGGCCATCGGCTGGATTCCCTCCTGGAGCTCTCCGCCTTGACGGGCAGGGCCCTGTCGGAGGCCTTCGCCTGCTACCTGGGCGTCGAGGTGGCCGATGCGCTTCACCACGCCCATGAGCTCACCAGCGAGGAGGGCCGCTGGCTGCGGCTGGTCCACCGCAACGTGTCGCCCCTCACCCTGGTGGTGGGCCGCCGCGGCGAGGTGAAGCTCACCGACTTCGGCACCGTCTGGTCCACGCTGCCCGGGCGCCAGCCCACCGAGGACGACGTGCTGCCGGGCAACCTCGCCTACTCCTCGCCCGAGCTGACCCGCAAGGGGATGCTGGATGGGCGCACGGACCAGTTCTCGCTCGGGGCGGTGCTCTTCCACGTGCTCACCGGCAGGCCCCTGGTGGACGGCGCCGAGCGGCTCTCCCTGGAGATGCGTGAGCTGCGGCGGCGCATGGACGAGGCGCAGGCCCTGGGGCCCCGGGACCGGGCCGGCATGGTGCTCGCCGCGGATCTGAAGACGCAGCTGCGCACCCTCACCGAGGGGTTCGTCCAGCGCATCCGGGCGCTGAGCGCGCGCGACGTGGCGGAGGCCACGCGCATGTTGCCCACGGGCCTGCGCCCCCTGCTGCGCAAGTCCCTGGCCCCCCGGCGGAGCGACCGCTACGCCTCGTGCGCGGAGTTCGGCCACGAGCTGCGCATGCACCTGTTCCGCCTGGGGCCCATGTACGGGCGGCCCGAGGCCGAGCGCGAGGTGGCCGCCCTGGTCCGCGCGGCCCCGCGCCTGCGCCCCCGGGGGCCCTTGCCCCGGCGCGTTGCCCCGCCGGAGAAGCGGCGCAAGCGGGATTCCTCCCCCTGA
- a CDS encoding GAF domain-containing protein has protein sequence MTSTATQKLPPFRPRAAAALQRLTASTQPSQVLEVMGEIVSQLIGCEEYVLLALNPGTMAFSHVVSMGLTREHVQGLLRLQGILGQVARGGVPHFSGRTSAAGASVHEAGLTACVPIRRGERIYGVLALFRLLPQKWGLEEEDIELLTLFSENGVQAFAGEPTGLPPERAPAPARAAAPAGLRSLYLHPGEIFASNTPSEVTTVLGSCVAVSLWDSHLRRGGLSHFLLPRAPPLQAPSIRYGDLAIPTLVNQLSRLGSKPQHLQAGLFGGAVLAGAAPETGASLGQRNAHLARALLKELNIPLVAEDVGGAFGRKLRFRTGDGTVLLKTLRGG, from the coding sequence ATGACGTCCACCGCCACCCAGAAGCTTCCGCCCTTCCGTCCCCGGGCCGCCGCGGCGCTGCAGCGCCTGACGGCCAGCACCCAGCCGTCCCAGGTCCTGGAGGTGATGGGGGAGATCGTCTCCCAGCTCATCGGCTGTGAGGAGTATGTGCTGCTGGCATTGAACCCGGGCACCATGGCCTTCTCGCACGTCGTCTCCATGGGGCTGACGCGGGAGCACGTCCAGGGCCTGCTGCGGCTCCAGGGCATCCTGGGCCAGGTGGCGCGTGGGGGCGTGCCGCACTTCAGCGGCCGGACCAGCGCCGCCGGGGCGAGCGTGCACGAGGCGGGGCTCACCGCGTGCGTCCCCATCCGCCGGGGCGAGCGCATCTATGGAGTGCTCGCGCTCTTCCGGCTGCTGCCCCAGAAGTGGGGCCTGGAGGAGGAGGACATCGAGCTGCTGACGCTCTTCTCGGAGAACGGGGTGCAGGCCTTCGCGGGGGAGCCCACGGGGCTTCCGCCCGAGCGGGCTCCGGCACCGGCGCGGGCCGCCGCCCCGGCGGGCCTCCGCTCGCTCTACCTGCACCCGGGGGAGATCTTCGCCTCGAACACCCCCTCCGAGGTGACCACCGTGCTGGGCTCGTGCGTGGCGGTGTCGCTGTGGGACTCGCACCTGCGCCGGGGGGGCTTGAGCCACTTCCTGTTGCCCCGGGCGCCCCCGCTGCAGGCGCCGTCCATCCGCTATGGGGACCTGGCCATTCCCACGCTCGTGAACCAGCTGTCGCGCCTGGGCAGCAAGCCGCAGCACCTGCAGGCGGGGCTGTTCGGCGGGGCGGTGCTGGCGGGCGCGGCGCCCGAGACGGGGGCGAGCCTGGGCCAGCGCAACGCCCACCTGGCCCGGGCGCTCCTGAAGGAACTGAACATTCCCCTCGTCGCCGAGGACGTGGGAGGCGCCTTCGGCCGCAAGTTACGCTTTCGCACCGGCGATGGGACGGTGTTGCTCAAGACGCTGAGGGGGGGCTGA
- a CDS encoding helix-turn-helix transcriptional regulator yields the protein MSQRQRALALGAALREAREKTGLSQEEIATRVELHPMTYGGIERGRLLPSVSTLTRLCVLLKIDPDDLPDLQDLQD from the coding sequence ATGAGTCAGAGACAACGGGCCCTGGCCCTCGGTGCCGCCCTGAGGGAGGCGCGCGAAAAGACGGGGCTCAGCCAAGAGGAGATCGCCACCCGCGTCGAGCTGCACCCGATGACGTACGGGGGCATCGAGCGGGGCCGCCTGCTGCCCAGCGTCTCCACGCTGACGCGGCTGTGCGTGCTGCTGAAGATTGATCCGGACGACCTGCCCGACCTGCAAGACCTCCAGGATTAG
- a CDS encoding RNA polymerase sigma factor region1.1 domain-containing protein, protein MENRIGKSYMARKALFAKGLRDGRLTVQEIEEALPSGTLTAAERWLLYYSLRAAQVEIIDEVTGQVDHGFLQEHESAPSEH, encoded by the coding sequence GTGGAGAACAGAATTGGCAAGAGCTACATGGCCCGGAAAGCGCTGTTCGCCAAGGGGCTGAGGGATGGGCGGCTCACGGTGCAGGAAATCGAAGAGGCCCTGCCCTCGGGCACGCTCACCGCGGCGGAGCGTTGGCTGCTGTACTACTCGCTGCGCGCGGCGCAGGTGGAAATCATCGACGAGGTGACCGGGCAGGTGGACCACGGCTTCCTGCAGGAGCACGAGTCCGCGCCCTCCGAGCATTAG
- a CDS encoding (deoxy)nucleoside triphosphate pyrophosphohydrolase produces the protein MDRRQIRVVGAMLQNEEGRYLITQRPPKASLPLLWEFPGGRVEEGETDPEALAREIREEMGVTVVVLEQAMHTRHEYPSYDIDFRVFRCKLSNPAAPIQHLRVHDHRWVLLEEMSNYRFPDADARTLAKLLDLDT, from the coding sequence ATGGATCGCCGTCAGATCCGCGTCGTCGGCGCGATGCTTCAGAACGAAGAAGGGCGCTACCTCATCACCCAGCGCCCCCCCAAGGCCTCGCTGCCCCTGCTCTGGGAGTTTCCCGGAGGCCGCGTGGAGGAGGGGGAGACGGATCCCGAGGCCCTGGCGCGGGAGATCCGGGAGGAGATGGGGGTCACCGTCGTGGTGCTCGAGCAGGCGATGCACACCCGCCACGAGTACCCGTCCTATGACATCGACTTCCGCGTCTTCCGCTGCAAGTTGAGCAACCCGGCGGCCCCCATCCAGCACCTGCGCGTGCATGACCACCGCTGGGTGTTGCTGGAGGAAATGTCCAACTACCGGTTCCCCGATGCGGATGCCCGGACCCTGGCGAAGCTGCTCGATCTGGACACCTGA
- the ftsH gene encoding ATP-dependent zinc metalloprotease FtsH, whose product MGKGPKKPEKPASNRGFKLGSPLGYILLLVLGFLLFRQVFQDAGVRRVSYSQFRQAVENGQFTRVYVSPEWVKGSLKDTAAPQPAQPQGQERALRGELPSLPWMAYRVPGDDKLVDLLEQKGVQYEAVPQSGFSDVLWIWLIPMGLVLLFWSFMMRRVAGGMGQGPQSVMSFGKTRAKVQAEADTGVGFKDVAGVDEAVDELREIVEFLKTPEKFRRLGGRIPKGVLLVGPPGTGKTLLARAVAGEAGVPFFNLSGSEFVEMFVGVGAARVRDLFAQATAKAPCIIFIDELDAIGKSRNAGVAGGHDEREQTLNQLLAEMDGFDGRAGLIILAATNRPEILDSALMRPGRFDRQVLVDRPDRRGRERVLEIHSRQVKLGPDVDLKGLASRTPGFAGADLANVVNEAALLAARRNRDAVTRADFEEAIERVVAGLEKKNRRMNEREKEIVAHHEAGHAVVGWMLPHAERVTKVSIIPRGLAALGYTMSMPLEDRYLMSLEELRDKMAGMMGGRAAEELFIGEISTGASNDIKQATEIARAMVRDYGMSSLGPVALGADHGPGFLRSAGMPESRTYSEQTARMVDEEVNKLVSEALDRAREVLSTHRDKVHALAARLLATEVIEEEAMAVFLGPKVVPDRGLLHPEARQVVSAHPTENQEGTPPTQHAHGKLDV is encoded by the coding sequence ATGGGCAAAGGGCCCAAGAAGCCTGAGAAGCCGGCGTCAAACAGAGGATTCAAGCTCGGCTCTCCGCTGGGCTACATCCTGCTGCTGGTGCTGGGCTTCCTGCTGTTCCGCCAAGTTTTCCAGGACGCGGGTGTGCGCCGCGTCAGCTACAGCCAGTTCCGCCAAGCGGTGGAAAATGGACAGTTCACCCGGGTCTACGTGTCCCCCGAGTGGGTGAAGGGAAGCCTGAAGGACACCGCCGCCCCGCAGCCCGCGCAGCCGCAGGGCCAGGAGCGGGCGCTGCGGGGCGAGCTGCCCTCGCTGCCGTGGATGGCCTACCGGGTGCCCGGGGACGACAAGCTCGTGGATCTGCTCGAGCAGAAGGGCGTCCAGTACGAGGCGGTGCCCCAGTCGGGCTTCTCGGATGTGCTGTGGATCTGGCTCATCCCCATGGGCCTGGTGCTGCTCTTCTGGAGCTTCATGATGCGGCGGGTGGCCGGCGGCATGGGCCAGGGGCCGCAGAGCGTGATGAGCTTCGGCAAGACGCGCGCCAAGGTGCAGGCCGAGGCGGACACCGGCGTGGGCTTCAAGGACGTGGCCGGTGTGGACGAGGCCGTGGACGAGCTGCGCGAAATCGTCGAGTTCCTCAAGACGCCGGAGAAGTTCCGCCGCCTGGGAGGCCGCATCCCCAAGGGCGTGCTCCTGGTGGGCCCTCCGGGAACGGGCAAGACGCTGCTGGCGCGCGCCGTGGCGGGCGAGGCCGGGGTGCCCTTCTTCAACCTCTCGGGCTCCGAGTTCGTGGAGATGTTCGTGGGCGTAGGCGCCGCGCGGGTGAGGGATCTCTTCGCCCAGGCCACCGCCAAGGCGCCGTGCATCATCTTCATCGACGAGCTGGACGCCATCGGCAAGAGCCGCAACGCGGGCGTGGCCGGCGGCCATGACGAGCGCGAGCAGACGCTCAACCAGCTGCTGGCGGAGATGGACGGCTTCGATGGGCGCGCGGGGCTCATCATCCTGGCGGCCACCAACCGTCCGGAGATCCTCGACAGCGCGCTCATGCGGCCGGGCCGCTTCGATCGCCAGGTGCTGGTGGACCGGCCGGACAGGCGGGGCCGCGAGCGGGTGCTGGAGATCCACTCCCGCCAGGTGAAGCTCGGGCCCGACGTGGACCTCAAGGGGCTGGCGTCGCGCACCCCGGGGTTCGCGGGCGCGGACCTGGCCAACGTGGTGAACGAGGCGGCGCTCCTGGCGGCACGGCGCAACCGGGACGCGGTGACGCGGGCGGACTTCGAGGAGGCCATCGAGCGCGTGGTGGCGGGCCTGGAGAAGAAGAACCGCCGCATGAACGAGCGCGAGAAGGAGATCGTCGCGCACCATGAGGCCGGACACGCCGTGGTGGGCTGGATGCTGCCCCACGCGGAGCGGGTGACGAAGGTGTCCATCATCCCGCGCGGCCTGGCGGCGCTGGGCTACACCATGTCGATGCCGCTGGAGGACCGCTACCTCATGTCGCTGGAGGAGCTGCGCGACAAGATGGCGGGGATGATGGGCGGCCGTGCCGCGGAGGAGCTCTTCATCGGGGAGATCTCCACCGGGGCCTCGAACGACATCAAGCAGGCCACGGAGATCGCCCGGGCCATGGTGCGGGACTACGGCATGAGCTCGCTGGGGCCGGTGGCGCTCGGCGCGGACCATGGCCCCGGGTTCCTCCGCTCGGCGGGCATGCCCGAGTCGCGGACCTACTCCGAGCAGACGGCGCGCATGGTGGATGAAGAGGTGAACAAGCTGGTCAGCGAGGCGCTCGACCGGGCCCGCGAGGTGCTCTCCACCCACCGGGACAAGGTGCACGCCCTGGCGGCCCGGCTGCTGGCCACCGAGGTCATCGAAGAGGAGGCCATGGCCGTGTTCCTGGGGCCCAAGGTGGTGCCGGACCGGGGGCTGCTGCACCCGGAGGCGCGCCAGGTGGTCTCCGCGCACCCGACCGAGAACCAGGAGGGCACGCCGCCCACCCAGCACGCGCACGGCAAGCTCGACGTCTGA
- the hutU gene encoding urocanate hydratase, which produces MSRVIRAPVGNTLSCKGWVQEAALRMLMNNLDPDVAERPEDLVVYGGTGKAARDWPSFDRIVSSLQSLTDEETLLVQSGKPVGVLRTHPDAPRVLIANSNLVGRWATWEHFHELEQKGLMMYGQMTAGSWIYIGTQGILQGTYETFAQAGRMHFGSADLSGRLVLSGGLGGMGGAQPLAATMNNAVFLGVEIDPHRAQRRVETRYLDVVAQSLDEALALVKEAQKKREGRSIAVIGNAASVFRELYRRGITPDLVTDQTSAHDPLNGYIPADLSLEAATELRRRDPEEYVRRARETMGVQVQAMLDFQRAGSHVFDYGNNLRGQAQLGGKENAFEFPGFVPAYIRPMFCEGLGPFRWVALSGDPADIRRTDQAVLELFPEKESLRRWIHMAQQRVAFQGLPARICWLGYGERARAGLVLNELVRKGEVKAPIVIGRDHLDCGSVASPNRETEAMRDGSDAVADWPILNALVNAVNGASWVSFHHGGGVGMGYSLHSGQVIVADGTPEAARRIERVLTVDPAMGVLRHADAGYPEAISVAHERGVKIPGVTV; this is translated from the coding sequence ATGTCCCGTGTCATCCGCGCCCCCGTAGGAAACACCCTGTCGTGCAAGGGCTGGGTCCAGGAAGCCGCGCTCCGGATGCTGATGAACAACCTGGATCCCGACGTGGCCGAGCGCCCCGAGGATCTCGTCGTCTATGGAGGCACCGGCAAGGCCGCGCGGGACTGGCCTTCGTTCGACCGCATCGTCTCCAGCCTCCAGTCGCTCACCGACGAGGAGACGCTGCTGGTCCAGTCCGGCAAGCCCGTGGGCGTGCTGCGCACCCACCCGGACGCGCCCCGCGTGCTCATCGCCAACTCCAACCTCGTGGGCCGCTGGGCCACGTGGGAGCACTTCCACGAGCTGGAGCAGAAGGGGCTGATGATGTACGGCCAGATGACGGCCGGCTCGTGGATCTACATCGGCACGCAGGGCATCCTCCAGGGCACCTACGAGACGTTCGCGCAGGCGGGCCGCATGCACTTCGGCTCGGCGGACCTGTCCGGGCGCCTGGTGCTCTCCGGCGGCCTGGGCGGCATGGGCGGCGCGCAGCCGCTGGCGGCCACCATGAACAACGCCGTCTTCCTGGGCGTGGAGATCGATCCGCACCGCGCGCAGCGCCGCGTGGAGACGCGCTACCTGGACGTGGTGGCCCAGAGCCTCGACGAGGCGCTGGCGCTGGTGAAGGAGGCCCAGAAGAAGCGCGAGGGCCGCTCCATCGCCGTCATCGGCAACGCGGCCTCGGTGTTCCGGGAGCTGTACCGCCGGGGCATCACCCCGGACCTGGTGACGGACCAGACGAGCGCGCATGATCCGCTCAACGGCTACATCCCCGCGGACCTGTCGCTGGAGGCCGCCACGGAGCTGCGCCGGCGCGACCCCGAGGAGTACGTGCGCCGGGCCCGGGAGACGATGGGCGTGCAGGTGCAGGCGATGCTGGACTTCCAGCGCGCCGGCAGCCACGTGTTCGACTACGGCAACAACCTGCGCGGCCAGGCGCAGCTCGGCGGCAAGGAGAACGCCTTCGAGTTCCCCGGCTTCGTGCCCGCCTACATCCGCCCCATGTTCTGCGAGGGGCTCGGGCCCTTCCGCTGGGTGGCGCTCTCGGGGGATCCGGCGGACATCCGCCGCACGGACCAGGCGGTGCTGGAGCTGTTCCCGGAGAAGGAGTCCCTGCGCCGGTGGATCCACATGGCGCAGCAGCGCGTGGCCTTCCAGGGCCTGCCGGCGCGCATCTGCTGGCTGGGCTACGGAGAGCGCGCCCGCGCGGGGCTCGTCCTCAACGAGCTGGTGCGCAAGGGCGAGGTGAAGGCCCCCATCGTCATCGGGAGAGACCATCTGGACTGCGGCTCGGTGGCCTCGCCCAACCGGGAGACGGAGGCCATGCGCGATGGCTCGGACGCGGTGGCCGACTGGCCCATCCTCAACGCGCTGGTGAACGCGGTGAACGGCGCCTCGTGGGTGTCCTTCCACCATGGCGGCGGCGTGGGCATGGGCTACTCGCTGCACTCCGGCCAGGTCATCGTCGCGGATGGAACCCCCGAGGCGGCGCGGCGCATCGAGCGGGTGCTCACCGTGGACCCGGCCATGGGCGTGCTCCGGCACGCGGACGCGGGCTACCCGGAGGCCATCTCCGTGGCGCACGAGCGCGGGGTGAAGATTCCCGGTGTGACCGTGTGA
- a CDS encoding response regulator, whose protein sequence is MFTQKKILLVDDSPTVLLMERLLLQGEPYVLLSASNGMEAVKAAAAQQPDLILMDVVMPGMDGFEVCRLLRAEEATRATPIILVTTKASLEHVERGYESGCNDYVTKPFNGNELRAKIENFLGR, encoded by the coding sequence ATGTTCACTCAAAAGAAGATTTTACTGGTTGATGATTCACCCACGGTGCTGCTGATGGAGCGGCTGCTCCTTCAGGGCGAGCCCTACGTCTTGCTGAGCGCCAGCAACGGCATGGAGGCGGTGAAGGCCGCGGCCGCGCAGCAGCCGGACCTCATCCTCATGGACGTGGTGATGCCGGGGATGGACGGCTTCGAGGTGTGCCGCCTCCTCCGCGCCGAGGAGGCCACGCGCGCCACGCCCATCATCCTGGTGACGACGAAGGCGAGCCTGGAGCACGTGGAGCGGGGCTACGAGAGCGGCTGCAACGACTACGTCACCAAGCCATTCAATGGGAATGAGCTGAGGGCGAAGATCGAAAACTTCCTGGGCCGATAG
- a CDS encoding FdhF/YdeP family oxidoreductase — translation MADERSKGQGTAAGSPGERAAALPSAQPPLETRPPDIEAVKTVAGGMPAVVSALQHVYGQAGPVRGTQLLLKINQQDGFDCPGCAWPEPDGHRTVTEFCENGAKAVAEEGTSARVTPEFFRQWSVEALSRQSDMWLGKQGRLTHPLVLREGGTHYEPLSWEEAFALVAEELNALGSPDEACFYTSGRTSNEAAFLYQLFVRQFGTNNLPDCADLCHESSGAALTETVGIGKGTVTLEDFEKAEAIFVIGQNPGTNHPRMLVSLQEAARRGAQIVSINPLPETGLNRFKHPQEPLQLLGGPGTAINRLWLQVRVNGDVALLQGLGKALLEEDAKFPGRVLARDFISQRTVGFEAYAAALRALSWDTVVEQGGVPREQILAAAEILARSEKTIFCWAMGLTQHRNAVANIQEVVNLALLRGSVGKPGAGLCPVRGHSNVQGDRTMGILEKPSAAFLEALEREFGFTAPRKPGLDTVATIRAMHEGRVKVLFALGGNFLSATPDTEFTAEALRRTRLTAHVSTKLNRGHLIHGRRALILPCLGRTERDVQAGGAQFVTVENSMGVVHASRGAVEPAAPTLRSEPDIVASLAQAVLGARSQLDWTGKVKDYDSIRELISRTVPGFSRFNQRVREPGGFYLPNGPREGRFTTPDGKAHFTVHALPRIELEPGQLLMMTLRSHDQYNTTVYGMDDRYRGILNGRRVVLMNPEDIRALGLAEGQSVDLTSHFQGETRVARRFVVVPYRIPRRCAATYFPETNVLVPIDSIAEKSRTPTSKSVVISVAPAQELA, via the coding sequence ATGGCGGACGAGCGGAGCAAGGGGCAGGGGACGGCAGCGGGTTCACCCGGGGAGCGGGCGGCGGCCCTTCCCAGCGCCCAGCCACCATTGGAGACGCGGCCTCCGGACATCGAGGCCGTGAAGACGGTCGCCGGGGGCATGCCCGCGGTGGTGTCCGCGCTTCAGCACGTCTATGGACAGGCGGGGCCGGTGCGGGGCACCCAGCTGCTGCTGAAGATCAACCAGCAGGATGGCTTTGATTGCCCCGGGTGCGCGTGGCCCGAGCCAGATGGCCACCGCACCGTGACGGAGTTCTGCGAGAACGGCGCCAAGGCGGTGGCGGAGGAGGGCACCTCGGCGCGGGTTACGCCCGAGTTCTTCCGCCAGTGGAGCGTGGAGGCGCTGTCGCGGCAGTCCGACATGTGGCTGGGCAAGCAGGGCCGGCTGACGCACCCCCTGGTGCTGCGCGAGGGGGGCACCCACTACGAGCCGCTCTCCTGGGAGGAGGCGTTCGCGCTGGTGGCCGAGGAACTCAACGCCCTGGGCTCGCCGGACGAGGCGTGCTTCTACACCTCGGGGCGCACGAGCAACGAGGCGGCGTTCCTCTACCAGCTCTTCGTCCGGCAGTTCGGGACCAACAACCTGCCGGACTGCGCCGACCTGTGCCATGAGTCCAGCGGGGCGGCGCTCACCGAGACGGTGGGAATCGGCAAGGGCACGGTGACGCTGGAGGACTTCGAGAAGGCCGAGGCCATCTTCGTCATTGGACAGAACCCGGGCACCAACCACCCGCGCATGCTCGTCTCGCTCCAGGAGGCCGCGCGGCGGGGGGCGCAGATCGTCAGCATCAATCCGCTGCCGGAGACGGGCCTCAACCGGTTCAAGCACCCGCAGGAGCCGCTTCAGCTCCTGGGCGGGCCCGGCACGGCCATCAACCGGCTGTGGCTCCAGGTCCGCGTCAACGGGGACGTGGCGCTGCTCCAGGGGCTGGGCAAGGCGCTGCTGGAAGAGGACGCCAAGTTCCCGGGCCGGGTGCTGGCGCGGGACTTCATTTCGCAGCGCACGGTGGGGTTCGAGGCGTATGCGGCGGCCCTGCGCGCTCTGTCCTGGGACACCGTGGTGGAGCAGGGCGGCGTGCCGCGCGAGCAGATCCTCGCCGCGGCGGAGATCCTGGCCCGCTCGGAGAAGACGATCTTTTGCTGGGCGATGGGGCTGACCCAGCACCGCAACGCGGTGGCCAACATCCAGGAGGTGGTCAACCTGGCACTGCTGCGCGGCAGCGTGGGGAAGCCGGGCGCGGGGCTCTGCCCGGTGCGGGGCCACAGCAACGTGCAGGGGGACCGCACCATGGGCATCCTGGAGAAGCCCTCGGCCGCGTTCCTGGAGGCGCTGGAGCGGGAGTTCGGCTTCACGGCGCCCCGGAAACCGGGGCTGGACACCGTGGCCACCATCCGCGCCATGCACGAGGGGCGGGTGAAGGTGCTCTTCGCGCTGGGGGGCAACTTCCTCTCCGCGACGCCGGACACGGAGTTCACCGCCGAGGCCCTGCGCCGCACGCGCCTCACCGCGCACGTGTCCACCAAGCTCAACCGGGGACACCTCATTCACGGCAGGCGGGCGCTCATCCTGCCGTGCCTGGGGCGGACCGAGCGCGACGTCCAGGCGGGTGGGGCGCAGTTCGTCACGGTGGAGAACTCGATGGGGGTGGTGCATGCCTCGCGGGGCGCGGTGGAGCCTGCGGCGCCTACCCTGCGCAGCGAGCCGGACATCGTCGCGTCCCTGGCCCAGGCGGTCCTGGGCGCGCGCAGCCAGCTGGACTGGACCGGAAAGGTGAAGGACTACGATTCCATCCGCGAGCTCATCTCCCGGACCGTTCCCGGCTTCTCACGCTTCAATCAGCGGGTCCGGGAGCCGGGGGGCTTCTACCTGCCCAACGGGCCGCGCGAAGGGCGCTTCACCACGCCGGACGGAAAGGCGCACTTCACCGTGCACGCCCTGCCGCGCATCGAGCTGGAGCCTGGCCAGCTGTTGATGATGACCCTGCGGAGCCACGATCAGTACAACACCACGGTGTACGGGATGGATGACCGGTACCGGGGCATCCTCAACGGACGGCGGGTGGTGCTGATGAACCCGGAGGACATCCGGGCGCTCGGATTGGCGGAAGGGCAGAGCGTGGACCTGACGAGCCACTTCCAGGGGGAGACGCGCGTGGCGCGCCGCTTCGTGGTGGTGCCCTACCGGATTCCGCGGCGGTGCGCGGCGACCTACTTCCCCGAGACCAACGTGCTGGTACCCATCGACAGCATCGCGGAGAAGAGCCGCACGCCCACCTCCAAGTCCGTGGTCATCAGCGTGGCCCCGGCCCAGGAGCTTGCCTGA
- a CDS encoding Hpt domain-containing protein, giving the protein MQLDMEVLQEALQGTFRAEVRGLLQDMERSCRALECPGDAEGLKGLFRAVHTLQGNCRMMGFLEASELMHAVERVLHLSVARALPEEISVAALLLQSVEALRLLLGEPGEGQGGAEVEPSALQERLLRLARAGVGLGRPDEVLAAPPRGRGPMR; this is encoded by the coding sequence ATGCAGCTCGACATGGAAGTGCTCCAAGAGGCGCTCCAGGGGACCTTCCGTGCCGAGGTCCGGGGGCTGCTTCAGGACATGGAACGCTCCTGTCGCGCGCTGGAGTGCCCGGGGGATGCCGAGGGGCTCAAGGGACTGTTCCGCGCCGTTCACACCCTTCAGGGCAACTGCCGGATGATGGGGTTCCTGGAGGCCTCGGAGCTGATGCACGCCGTGGAGCGGGTGCTGCACCTGTCCGTGGCGCGAGCCCTGCCGGAGGAGATCTCCGTGGCCGCGCTGCTGCTCCAGTCGGTGGAGGCGCTCCGCCTGCTGCTCGGAGAGCCGGGGGAAGGACAGGGAGGGGCCGAGGTGGAGCCCTCTGCCCTCCAGGAGCGGCTCCTGCGCCTGGCCCGGGCGGGGGTAGGGCTGGGCCGGCCGGACGAGGTGCTGGCGGCACCTCCGAGAGGGAGAGGTCCGATGAGATGA